A stretch of DNA from Candidatus Schekmanbacteria bacterium:
AAGGTTATCCCCATGTTGTTATAAAAGACTCAATGACTGTTTTAGAGACAGGAGAAATAGCCTATGCGGAGGACTTAGATTCATCTATTTCCAATAAAAATATGGTAAGAAGTATATGGTTTGACAAACCAGTTTCCATAAATGTTTCAAAGGGCAACGAAAGCTACCAAATCAAAGGCAGGCCAAAGAAATGCATAATTACAGGACCTCTCTTTAAAGAATTCCTTTTGAGAGAAAGAGAAAGGACAAATAATAAAGCGGATATACAATCGGTTTGGATAATTTCAGCAGAGGAATTGAGAAATCAAAACCGCGAATTGAGAAGAGACGAAGAATGGAAAAAAAGGCCTTACTTCAACATTCATTTGGATAGGTTAAAAAAATAGAGTTATTCTCTCCATTTAATGGAGCATCCCATAGAGGGATATTGATTTTCAGTAATAGCTTTTCCTTCAATCAGATTGTTTACTGCTTCTTCCAAATCCTTTTTCTTTACTGCTTTCTCATCCTGCCAATTATCATCGAACCTTCCATGATACACCAGATGTAATTTCGAATCATAAAGATATATGTCTGGAGTACATTGAGCACCAAATGCTTTTGCTACAGTTTGTGATTCATCTATTAGA
This window harbors:
- a CDS encoding thioredoxin family protein produces the protein LIDESQTVAKAFGAQCTPDIYLYDSKLHLVYHGRFDDNWQDEKAVKKKDLEEAVNNLIEGKAITENQYPSMGCSIKWRE